The Pagrus major chromosome 17, Pma_NU_1.0 genome includes a region encoding these proteins:
- the slc50a1 gene encoding sugar transporter SWEET1, whose protein sequence is MDVLQLLSWACIVFTVGMFSTGLTDLKKMRESKSADNIQFLPFLTTCLNNLGWLYYGLLKRDQTIVLVNTIGAMLQILYIIVYLHYTKQKRVVMSQTLAAGMVLTCGWFYFSVFLPEGDTRLSQLGLTCSVVTVSMYLSPLTDLVEIVRSRNVQCLSFPLTVATLFTSTSWVLYGLQLNDYFIVVPNTPGILTSLIRFYLFWRFASVNQSSPSYMPMHL, encoded by the exons ATGGATGTGTTGCAGCTTCTGTCATGGGCCTGCATCGTGTTTACAGTCGGGATGTTCTCGACTGGACT GACCGACCTGAAGAAGATGAGAGAATCCAAAAGTGCTGACAATATCCAGTTTCTCCCTTTCCTCACCACGTGTCttaa TAACCTTGGCTGGTTGTATTATGGGCTTCTGAAGAGAGATCAGACAATCGTCCTGGTCAACACCATTGGAGCTATGCTCCAGATCCTCTACATCATCGTGTACTTAcactacacaaaacaaaag agggTGGTGATGTCTCAGACCTTAGCAGCAGGGATGGTGCTGACCTGCGGCTGGTTCTACTTCTCAGTGTTCCTTCCTGAGGGAGACACTCGGCTCAGCCAGCTCGGCCTCACCTGTAGTGTGGTCACCGTCAGCATGTACCTGTCCCCGCTCACCGACCTG GTAGAAATAGTGCGGAGTCGTAATGTGCAGTGCTTGTCCTTCCCTCTGACGGTAGCCACCTTGTTCACTTCGACTTCTTGGGTCCTCTACGGCCTCCAGCTGAACGACTACTTTATTGTG GTCCCAAACACGCCGGGAATCCTCACCAGCCTCATCAGATTTTATCTGTTTTGGAGATTTGCGTCTGTCAATCAAAGCTCCCCTTCCTATATGCCTATGCATTTATGA
- the trim46a gene encoding tripartite motif-containing protein 46, with protein MKSMEQELHCPVCDEMVKQPILLPCQHSVCLLCAAEVLVQRGYPPPDLPPEPNSPASTPNTRSPRQTRRPAPRTPDRLERVLRTVCGTYPGRRRKDAALPPMLFPCPSCQEEVELGEKGLTDCLRNLTLERIVERYRHTVSLGSVAIMCGFCKPPQSLEASKGCADCKSNFCNECFKLYHPWGTPRAQHEHILPTNNFRPKVLTCTEHEQERLQWYCRNCQRLLCPLCKLRRVHHGHKVLPIAQAYQALKDKVTKEMNFILANQETIQNQICQLEDAIKQMEANSAVALHHLTHCIRELGAAVAERQGALTLALEGSRSRREEALSAQVSERRGLLEHAGLMAYTQELLKETDAPCFVQAARVTHNRLVKAIEHLQCFTLSADPSFRHFHLEATKEVKSIQGLEFIRAPLAPVIDTQKTLAYDQLFLCWRLPQDSAPAWHFSVEYQRRAGGAAATWGGVRSPNAATAWLRLDEVRGTSAVVDRLQIDSVYVLRVRGCNKAGFGEYSEEVYLHTPPAPVLSFSLDSRWGLHADRLALGKGQTYARSVPGLSLLQAADRTLTSCHLTSDLLVADVAVTQGKHYWACSVEPGSYLVKVGVGQETKLQEWFHLPQDMASPRCDPDSGHDSGAEDGQDSPPFYFLTMGMGKILLPQGHGHSQSQAESHSQGGVHSHSSSHSNMPHAHTAPLPPRLGVCLDCDKGRITFCDAHSLRILWEGHVDCSAPVCPAFCFIGGGALQLQDLVANRSIEELPPRRVTIQTRATNLSK; from the exons ATGAAGAGCATGGAGCAGGAGCTGCATTGCCCGGTGTGTGATGAGATGGTGAAGCAGCCCATCCTGCTGCCGTGCcagcacagtgtgtgtctgctgtgcgCGGCCGAGGTGTTGGTTCAAAGAGGTTATCCTCCTCCGGACCTCCCTCCAGAGCCCAACTCACCGGCCTCCACGCCCAACACTCGCTCCCCGCGTCAGACCAGAAGACCCGCACCCCGGACCCCTGACCGCCTGGAACGGGTCCTCAGAACAG TGTGCGGGACATATCCAGGGCGGAGGCGGAAGGATGCGGCCCTTCCCCCCATGTTGTTCCCATGTCCTTCCTGtcaggaggaagtggagctcGGAGAGAAAGGCCTGACGGACTGCCTTCGCAACCTGACGCTGGAGCGGATTGTGGAGAG GTACAGGCACACAGTGAGTCTGGGCAGCGTAGCCATCATGTGTGGTTTCTGTAAGCCTCCTCAGTCTCTGGAGGCCAGTAAGGGCTGCGCTGACTGCAAGTCCAACTTCTGCAACGAGTGTTTCAAACTCTACCACCCCTGGGGAACCCCTCGAGCTCAGCATGAACACATTCTGCCTACGAACAACTTTCGGCCAAAG GTCCTAACTTGCACAGAGCACGAGCAGGAGAGACTGCAGTGGTACTGCCGTAACTGCCAGAGGTTGCTGTGCCCACTTTGTAAACTCCGTCGTGTCCACCACGGACACAAAGTGTTGCCTATTGCACAGGCCTACCAGGCCCTCAAG GACAAGGTCACCAAGGAAATGAACTTCATCCTGGCCAACCAGGAGACAATACAGAATCAGATCTGTCAGCTGGAAGATGCCATCAAGCAGATGGAG GCGAACAGCGCAGTGGCCCTGCATCATCTGACCCACTGCATCCGAGAGCTGGGAGCGGCCGTAGCCGAGCGTCAGGGGGCTCTGACTCTGGCCCTGGAGGGATCCCgcagcaggagggaggaggcccTGTCCGCCCAGGTGTCAGAGAGACGAGGCCTGCTGGAGCACGCGGGCCTGATGGCCTACACAcaggagctgctgaaggagaCGGATGCACCCTGCTTCGTTCAGGCTGCCAGAGTCACTCACAACAG GCTGGTGAAGGCCATAGAACACCTCCAGTGTttcactctctctgctgatCCCTCCTTCAGACATTTTCACCTAGAAGCAACCAAAGAAGTCAAGTCAATCCAAGGGTTGGAGTTCATACGTG CCCCTCTGGCTCCAGTCATCGACACTCAGAAGACACTCGCGTACGaccagctgtttttgtgctggcgCCTCCCTCAGGACTCGGCCCCAGCTTGGCATTTCTCCGTTGAATACCAGCGACGGGCAGGTGGAGCTGCAGCCACGTGGGGCGGCGTCAGGTCCCCGAATGCTGCAACAGCGTGGCTGCGTCTGGATGAAGTGAGAGGGACCAGCGCTGTGGTCGATCGGCTGCAGATAGACAGTGTGTATGTGCTCCGGGTGAGAGGCTGCAACAAGGCCGGCTTTGGAGAGTACAGTGAAGAAGTTTACCTCCACACTCCACCAGCACCCG TGTTGAGTTTCTCCTTGGACTCACGCTGGGGGTTGCACGCTGACCGGCTGGCTTTGGGTAAAGGCCAAACGTACGCCCGCAGCGTGCCAGGCCTCTCcctcctgcaggctgctgaCCGCACACTCACGTCCTGccacctgacctctgacctgctggtggcggACGTGGCTGTCACTCAGGGTAAACACTACTGGGCGTGCTCTGTGGAGCCTGGCTCCTACCTGGTAAAG GTGGGAGTAGGGCAGGAGACTAAGCTACAAGAATGGTTTCATCTCCCTCAGGACATGGCCAGCCCTCG GTGCGACCCAGACAGCGGCCATGACAGCGGGGCGGAGGATGGCCAGGACTCCCCTCCCTTCTACTTCCTCACAATGGGCATGGGCAAGATCCTGCTTCCTCAAGGACATGGCCACAGTCAGAGCCAGGCAGAAAGCCACAGCCAGGGAGGAGTCCACTCCCACAGTAGCAGCCATAGCAACATGCCTCACGCTCACACTGCTCCTTTGCCGCCCCGACTAGGAGTGTGTCTGGACTGTGACAAAGGACGTATCACCTTCTGTGATGCCCATTCGTTGCGGATCCTGTGGGAGGGACATGTGGATTGCTCAGCTCCGGTGTGTCCGGCCTTCTGCTTCATCGGCGGAGGGGCCCTGCAGCTGCAGGACCTCGTGGCCAATAGGAGCATTGAGGAGCTGCCGCCACGGAGGGTAACTATCCAGACACGTGCAACAAATCTCAGCAAATAA
- the tmem107l gene encoding transmembrane protein 107 like isoform X2, whose product MSAVGSLVPARFLTIIAHLVIVITIFWSRENNVRACLPLDFTQEQYEDEDRKLVVALAVTLGLFAIELAGFFSGVSMFNCSQGLLSLAVHCSASVSLSFFVFEKWECWTYWVIFAICSVLPAFVEILLFIAVFGLKKKPL is encoded by the exons ATGTCGGCTGTCGGCAGCCTTGTCCCTGCGCGGTTCCTGACCATCATAGCCCACCTTGTTATCGTTATCACCATCTTTTGGTCGAGG GAAAACAACGTGAGGGCTTGCTTGCCTCTGGATTTCACGCAAGAGCAGTatgaagatgaagacagaaa GTTGGTGGTGGCTCTGGCGGTCACCCTCGGTCTGTTTGCTATAGAGCTGGCTGGGTTCTTCTCAGGAGTTTCCATGTTCAACTGCAGCCAAGGTCTTCTTT CGCTGGCTGTTCACTGCAGCGCATCAGTAtccttgtctttctttgtttttgagaAGTGGGAATGCTGGACATATTGGGTTATTTTTGCCATCTGCAG TGTGCTACCTGCTTTTGTGGAGATTCTTCTGTTTATAGCTGTTTTTGGACTGAAGAAGAAGCCATTATGA
- the tmem107l gene encoding transmembrane protein 107 like isoform X1: MSAVGSLVPARFLTIIAHLVIVITIFWSRENNVRACLPLDFTQEQYEDEDRKLVVALAVTLGLFAIELAGFFSGVSMFNCSQGLLSTGVHASASVALLFFLFEQWECDIYWWILAICSVLPAFVEILLFIAVFGLKKKPL, translated from the exons ATGTCGGCTGTCGGCAGCCTTGTCCCTGCGCGGTTCCTGACCATCATAGCCCACCTTGTTATCGTTATCACCATCTTTTGGTCGAGG GAAAACAACGTGAGGGCTTGCTTGCCTCTGGATTTCACGCAAGAGCAGTatgaagatgaagacagaaa GTTGGTGGTGGCTCTGGCGGTCACCCTCGGTCTGTTTGCTATAGAGCTGGCTGGGTTCTTCTCAGGAGTTTCCATGTTCAACTGCAGCCAAGGTCTTCTTT CTACAGGAGTCCATGCCAGTGCCTCAGTGGCtctacttttctttctttttgagcAGTGGGAGTGTGACATCTACTGGTGGATCCTTGCTATTTGCAG TGTGCTACCTGCTTTTGTGGAGATTCTTCTGTTTATAGCTGTTTTTGGACTGAAGAAGAAGCCATTATGA